The segment attagagtGTAAAACTTGGATACATACCTTTTCAATATTATAGATTTTTCTAtgaattaaattccaaaaaattgcCTTAATTACAAGCAACTCAAGAAATCTAGAAAACATTTATACTAGTGAAAGATCAGTTCAGATGATTTGTGGGTTCTTCTTGggattattgatgattttttaattcatataaaaaaatctagaaaactCTGTCCAACCAAGAGTAGACAAGTAAGGGGCACCAACCGTCCAACTGTCAGCTACCGGGAACTGAAACAACTACTTCCCCATACTCTGGTGTTTACTCGACTAAATAGAATAAGTACTATTGCCCTTGATGGATTCCCAATCTCTAGAAAGCTTAACTCCACATGTGCCAACTGCCAACTTGAACCAAACCCATTTGCACTAAATTTTAGCCTTGGATTGCCCATTCCTATCCAACTTGCCAACCTCATCCATCACTTCCATCTAAATTTTGGTTCCATTCCcttcaaaattacttttaattttgtgggcaataatattaaagaaaaaaaaaatcaagatattgaTTCTATAGATATTGAATCTTGCGTCTCGATCGATAAAGATGGTATAAATAATGAGACCAATGTACAAAACAATGAAATCatgatacaaaaataaaagatatattgtAACGTAATTTGATtggtcataatttttttttgcggAACGGGTAATGGGGATAGGGCTTTGAGGAAGAGATTGATCGTAACATCTACACTAAAAACTAATTTGAGTGAGATGTCACTAGGAGTGATTTAATATTTGGAAGCCAACTTGCTTCCAAGGTTTTGTCATTGTAGTAGGAATAGTGTGATAAGGTAACATCAAAAGTATACCAagtataagaaagaaaagggcAAGTGAGATGAGTTGTCATGTTATATGGTAGGTGACTAAACAACCACCTTTCAGCTCACATGCCTTCTTTGTGTGTATTATTAAATTGCTTTCATCTCCCTCATCACTTCACATACCATTCCCATTTTCAACTCCTCACTCATTTTTTCTCAATGCCtagaaaataaacaagatggaaaagaaaggaaaaattattttgtttggttaCTTTCTTCTATACAAAATTAGGGACAATGATAGAAATATGCAGTACTAGTTGAAAAATAGAGATGAAATTCAATTACAGTATTGGAGTTTGGAGCTGAGACAGAAGAATCATCAGCTTGGAAATGTCGCAGTAGTAGAGGTTTATTTTCTATATGACCAAACAGATGAGAAATAAAAGGAGGAAAATGGAAGGTTACTTTTGAGGGCAAATGGAAGTGTTACCTTGGTGAATACTGAGAAagaattaatgaattaatatcCAGAACTTGTCTGTACACTCTTTGAATCTTGCTTGAAAACCATGGCTGTGACCAGGACACTTCAGTTTGATATCATGCCCACCAGTGGCTCATGCTTGTGGCTGCTTCCAACCCACCATGCCTTGAACCCGCCCTCTTCCTCTGCAGGAGCAGGAAGGTTAAGATCAAGAAGGTCTCTGATCTCTGGAAGGGGCTTGGGAATAACAATGGTTTGGCTGCCTCTGGTATCTGACCCACCAACCAAATGTGATCTCTTGTGACCACCCAATGCCTGGCCTGATGAGAAAACCTTGAGGCAAATTGGGCACTCATGGCCCTTACTCTTCTTTGATCCCAAAATTGTCTCAGCCTTCACAGCAGAGGCACTGGCAGTGTGGCCATGGATGGGGCCGGGGCTGCGGCTGGGGCTATGGTTGTTGCAGGGCTTAGTGAGCTTGCTATCAGCAGTAGGGTCAGGGGAGAGTTCAGGGTCGATGCTGTTTTCGCTGCTGTCGATCCTCGAAGCAAAGCAACCTTTGATCTTTTTGTGGCTAGCTCTGTGACCCCCTAGAGCTTGGTAAGAGTGGAAGGTCTTGTTGCAGGTAGTACACTCAAATTTGCTTCTCTTCTGAGAATCCCTGCAGATTTCGGAGTCTGTACCATCATTATTAGTCGTTTTCTTTGAGCAGTTCACCTTCAATTCGGGATCGTAGAAGTCTCGGAACTTTCTCTTGTTTGAATTGTACTTAATGGAAAGCAGTTCAGCTTGGTCCAATCCATTTTCTTTCACTAGTTTCTTCCCCAATTCGTTTTCAGAGGACTCAAATCTGAACCCATCTTCTACCTTAAGCTTGTTGCTTTTATTAGTCTCCAGAACTTCAGATTTGTTCAACTTGGAATCATTTCTTGAATTCCCAGAAGCCCCGAATTCGGATTGTTTGCAGTAAAACTGGAAATCATCCGAATCCAAAGCAGAAGGATTGAACTTCTCATCTTTTATGAGCTTCTTCAGCTTCACAACCTCACCACCATCACAGCCATTAGTAGTCTTACTCTCAATTCTGGTATTCCGATTAGTTGGAAAGGAGGATGGAGCTTCTAAGAACACAGAATTGTTATCAGAAGACTCAGTAACAGAATTCAAACCACCCCAGTTACCAGAATCCCTTGAAAGCATCATCAAACTTATAGCAACCTCTTCTTGTTCTTGCTCAATCTCAGAAACAGAGGAAGAAGCAttagcaaaagaaaaagaggaggaGGTTGCAGTGGCCATGTACCTTGTTCTTCTCCTTGATCTCTTTTTGCGATTTGGGACTGCAGTTTCAGTATCGGACTGGCTATCCATGACCAACTTCTGATTAGCACTAGTCCATGAATCTTCCTCCTCCAAGCTGTTGGAAAGTCTCTCCTTCTCTGAGTGAGACCTCATGTGGCCAAACAGAGCTTTCCATGACTGAAACCCTTTGCCACAGTCCTTGCAGAACTTGCCCAGAAGTGAAGTGTCTTCACTTGAATCTGCAATTCTCCAAGTCTTCCTAGGGTTCTCTCTGAGGCCATAACCAATTTGAGTTGCAGTTTCAGAACCAGGATTGGTTGCAGCTTTGTGGAGAGATGAAAGCTTGGTTTTGCTGAGCTTTTCATCAGTTTCAAAAGAGCTGTTGATCATATGAGACCTCATATGGCCTCCCAAAGATCTCCCACAGGGGAAGCTCTTCTTGCAGAACTTGCAAACGTGTTTGAATTCGATCAGTTCGTGGCCTTGCTCTTCCATTGATCACAATTCCACACCAACGCAGAAAACTCAGATCGAAGACCCAAAAACGAAGCTCAATTCCGATCACAGAATCTGAAGCAATGCTGAAACTGCCAACCCCATGAACAGCAAGCACCCAAAATAGTAATGAAACAGAGCAATCcgagaaaaggaaaacagacCAAAACCCAGATCAGAAAATCATGGAAAATGCCGAAACTTGAGGAGATAACACTAGCAGATCATGGGTTCTTCGGCATTTTCCACTGATCAGAGAAGAACCCATCTGAGATTTCTGGAACAAGAGCAAGATCTGGCTCACAAGGCCTAGTTGAGAACATGCACTCAACTCTCTCTCTCCAgtagttgaaaatttgaagatagaaaaatgaaaaatgaaaaatcaatacTTGAAGAAATGGGTGAGTAGCTTTGTTGCTAATGATGGCGATGAAGAGgcgaaagaagaaaaattaaaagagtaaaGAGCGTTTTGTtctctactttctctctctactttctctctctatactCTGGTTGGGGGAGGAGAAATCCATGCATGGAAGCAAAgataaaaagaggaaaagagagaaagataGCAGCACGTGTACTCAACTGAGGATCCTACGCCACCCCATCCAACGGTCACCATTCGTCCACCTCAGCATCCCCCCATGGTTCAGGGCATACCCTACAAAAACAAACTGCCCTTAACTATTCCTTCCTTTGTCTTCGTCTTAAGCAAGGGAAAGGTTCCACCCTCTGCCTCCTTCCCTTTTCTCTTCTGTACTTTGCCCCACCTTCTCAAACTTCCTCCTCTTCCAACCACATATCACCACCTCACTTCCTCAAGGGTACTTTAGTAAATTCCCGTATGGTCCACTCTAAGCTTAGTGAGGTTTGATTGGTGGATGATGATTTGGCTTTCAAAGTGGGTGTTGGGGGATCATCACCACCTTGATGTGGGGCTACCACAAAGCCTAAGTACATCTAGATATTGGCATATTTTGTGAGCATTATGGGGCTTTTTGTTTATGGATTTTATGTTcccattttccatgttttttcctcatggaaaatgattttccacTCTCTTCACTTCATTTCCCCCCACATTGTCAATAACACACCcatatgattttcataaatcaTGTTTCTCCCTATCattccaaaaaatatacaatgaatctttttgaactaaaaacccTAATTGTTTTTTGGCttacatatttaaaaagaacTCAAATCATTCATTTCTTGTCTCATTTGCCAtcaattattcataaaatactaaaaaacaaattttaaatgagttaaatatatatttattttatcggATTTTTAGGGTGTGTCACGCTTCGTTCTTTCACATCCAAAATTCAATAATGTGCTCATCAGAATTATTAAGCATTAtcattccatatttttttttataattttgttaataaaaaaatttacatccCTTCCACTTAAATCCAAAATATCAAGATTATGTGCAAAGGAGGTGggttttccttttaaataaaaaaatataaagtgatttccattttttaaaatagaatataataataataataataattttatataagatataagaatattttgatatttatctcaaaacataataatttttaaaaattaagatattaataaattatttttatttttttaattttgaaaggGAGGGTTTAAAAATGGAGGGGGCTAATTTTATTTAACccaatttagaattaaatataaatttagtaaattaggttttgaaaagTGGTGAGATGTTGCTGAGAGCCAAATTGTGGAAGCTTTTGCTTTGGAAAAGGTATATGACATGGTTTTACAGATTATTGAATAGATGTGACAACTCAGATAAATTTTAGTCAGGTACAGTTGGGGCCAATTGAATTTCAGGAAgctaaataatataattatttatttttttttcaaaattttaaaaaatattaatttggagTTTGGTgaattaaatagtatttttctAACAATAAATACTGAAAGTAAAAACTACTAGAGAAAAATTTTCTTAGGCTTAAAGGCATTGAATCCATCTTTTGAGAGCTTGtaccaaaatagaaaaatttattGTCCAAGAGAAAGAGAATAGACTAAAAACCCTAATTTCCTTTTCCTCTTGTGGATTCCTTAGGTAAGACTCACTCAAGATTGGATTTGCATGATCTACTTACCAACCACTTCcaccaaaatatcaaaaataaaaaataaaataaaaataaaagagaaaaaattgatGGTACCCTATTAATTATGATATCCTGAATTTTTCCAGGTCGTTACGGGGCGGTCAACATCCTAAAGTTTGGATCCCTATGAAGAGTTCTAAGGGTTTGATCATGGAAAATTTAtcgattattaaaaaaaaattaattaaaagaaatatagaaatatTTGTACATTTCAATTTTGACAGCTTACTCACATAATGTAATAACAATGTATTCTATGCTGATAGTTTTAGAATCATTAATTCCATGATACAccct is part of the Vitis riparia cultivar Riparia Gloire de Montpellier isolate 1030 chromosome 17, EGFV_Vit.rip_1.0, whole genome shotgun sequence genome and harbors:
- the LOC117934529 gene encoding zinc finger protein ZAT4-like; this encodes MEEQGHELIEFKHVCKFCKKSFPCGRSLGGHMRSHMINSSFETDEKLSKTKLSSLHKAATNPGSETATQIGYGLRENPRKTWRIADSSEDTSLLGKFCKDCGKGFQSWKALFGHMRSHSEKERLSNSLEEEDSWTSANQKLVMDSQSDTETAVPNRKKRSRRRTRYMATATSSSFSFANASSSVSEIEQEQEEVAISLMMLSRDSGNWGGLNSVTESSDNNSVFLEAPSSFPTNRNTRIESKTTNGCDGGEVVKLKKLIKDEKFNPSALDSDDFQFYCKQSEFGASGNSRNDSKLNKSEVLETNKSNKLKVEDGFRFESSENELGKKLVKENGLDQAELLSIKYNSNKRKFRDFYDPELKVNCSKKTTNNDGTDSEICRDSQKRSKFECTTCNKTFHSYQALGGHRASHKKIKGCFASRIDSSENSIDPELSPDPTADSKLTKPCNNHSPSRSPGPIHGHTASASAVKAETILGSKKSKGHECPICLKVFSSGQALGGHKRSHLVGGSDTRGSQTIVIPKPLPEIRDLLDLNLPAPAEEEGGFKAWWVGSSHKHEPLVGMISN